Genomic DNA from Osmia lignaria lignaria isolate PbOS001 chromosome 6, iyOsmLign1, whole genome shotgun sequence:
GTGTCTTTATTAGAAGGACTTCCAAGATCTCGAGCTTCCAAGTACAACGAATAATTGCCAAATTTTCCTCGAAGCGAATGTGCTGCTTTTATATTTGCATTCCAATAGTCTGTTTGCTCTAAGATGAATAAACCTATtcaagaaaacaaaaaatttaaatttatacacatacatagtgggcatgaaaattaattacatgaAATTTGAACGAACCTAATTCATTTCCAGAGAGAATTCTAATTCTCACACGACCATTGGGGGTGGTTGGATCATCCGCATCCTTTACTTTAATGGCGTAAATTAGGTCCTTGATATCGTGGAACTCTGATATGGTAATGCATGTTGAAGGAATGTCCATTTTTGGTGGATTATCATTAACATCTATTACTGTAACCcttgaaaaaaattttcatttttaaattaattttcttaaatatagATAGGATTCTTTAGTCTTCCGCGAATCATATGGCGTTAAATTAACCCCAGTCGTTTTAAAATTACTATATTTCAGAAATtgacagaaattaatttttatttatttacatcttacattattaaaattaaattaaatttaattaaattaaaattaatcccGCATGGTTTAGGAAACGACTTTTATTCACCTGGTTCACGAAAGATTAATTATcaatattcaaaataatttaactTACTGAATTTGTTTAAAAGCGTTTCTTGATTCACCAGCCGTGTAACCGAACTGATAGTTATCCCAAGCTTCTATGACTAGAACATAGTTTTGTTTAGTCTCCCAATCAATGGAGTCTGCTACGGTTAGAGCACCAGTTTCTGGATGAATGGCAAACGTTCCCTGCATCATCAAATCATTTTTACGCATAAGGTATCAAAGAATGATTAATAATATTCCTGCTCACCTGAGATGACATTCTATCCAATAAATAAGTAATCTTTCCATAGTCTCCGCTATCAGGATCATTAGCCTGAATAGTAGCTACCTCGGTACCAATTTTCGCGTTCTCCATTACCATTAAATTACTGATATCGGTTATAAAATATGGATTATTGTCGTTTTCATCTAATATCTGGACGTACACCTCCGACAGGCTTGAtctaaaaattataaacataataatattgttctttATAACATTTATTGTTTTCCAAATATAAAAGTGACCATTTTGACAGGTGATTTTACCTTGGAGGTATTCCTGAATCAGTGGCTCTAACTGTTAGATTAAGCCAGGAATATTGTTCTCTATCGATTTTATTCGCGACGACCATTTCTCCTGTTTCGGAATCAAGGTGCACTAGATCTGCCAATTCTTTTGGACTTTCCAATAAATACGTAATACTACGATTTTTATCAGCATCATCAGCTACAATGTTAACAATGTTGACACCATTTTTACTATTCTCAGTCACTGATCGTCTGTAAAATGGTCTCCGAAATCTTGGATTGTTGTCGTTTTCATCTTCGATTATTATGTTCAATGTAGCTGAAATTATAATCTAAGTGTTATAATTTTTggcaaatataaattttcagttaaaacaAAAAGGCACCGAATCCtctattatattcattttaataaataccAACCGAATGCGGTTTGTACTTCTTTAATCGCAGCTAAATCTTCAACCACCAAGCCTAGTCTTATCGTCTCCACCCTCTCTCTGTCTATTAGTTTAACTACTCGAAGGAGACCGTCGAGAGCGTTCAATTCTAAAGCGGAAAGGTAATCATATTCTTGAATCTTAATCAAAGTTCCTTCCTCGTTTCTTGCCTCCGATGAATTTGGATCAATGCGATAACGCAGAACCGGTGCTATGTCGGGGTCGTTAGCGACAACGCGGTGCACATAAGCTCCAACCTGATAACAAAGGAAATTAATAAACTATGGTTTAAACTCTCGACGAGTAAAATTACAGAAAGAACACGGCATTATGTAATCTGGAATAAATAACATGGCAATTTATTTCTGTATGAAATACTAAAGCTATGGGGGGTTAAATTTATTCAAGGGATTCCAAccctattataaataaaaattaaaaattaaataattcctacattcaaatataagaaaatacctGCGTATTTTCCCGGATGGTAACTGTACCAGGATCAATGAAAACCGGTGGTTTATTATTAACATCCACAATGGTAATATTAACAAGAACTTCTGCAGTTCTCTGTATTTCCGTTCCACTGTCAATCGCAAGGACGTTTAAATTATAGCGAATAGTTTTCGGCGATGTGAGATCTGGATCTAAATTCGAGCCAGGTGCGACTCTGATCACACCTGTCTCCGGGCTGATCACGAATTTATCACCTGCACCGCTCTGAATTCGATagactattttattatttggcGAGGATAAGTCTTTATCCCAAGCTCTAACCTGcgacaaaaatttcattttttatctgatacaaaattttgtaatactttttttATTAGGACATACTTGAACTACGCTCGTTCCACCAGGTAAATCTTCAGGAATGCTTCTTTTGTACAAGGTTCTTTCGAATGCGGGTGGGTTATCATTAACATCCTtcagataaataattaatggcGCGTCTGAACTCAAGCTTGGCGTACCCATATCCCTAGCTCTCACTGTTAATTTCAATTGACGGACGGATGTTTCTTTGTGCCCTTGACTAATAGGTAGTGCTTCGTAATCTAATGGTGTCATTGGGCTAATTATTCCTCGTTTTGAGTCGATACTAAAATTTCTCGAAAGTTCACCTAATATCAAAGCATACACCACTTCACTGTTCTTGGTACCTGTTAagaagataattataattaattatcactAAGCTTGTAAATATGATCATTTaggaaataattgaataatgaaaTTGCAGACCATTTAAATCAATGTCAAACGCTTCGACGATTAATGGTGACTCGAAATGATCCTCGTTTTCCAGCAACACTGCTTCGTAtttcttttgtaaaaatattgggGCGTTGTCGTTCACGTCGTTTATGTTCACTATTAGTTGAACCGTGTTGCGATTACCTTTGCCAAGATCGTCTCTTGCTTCGACGGTTAAGTAATGTCTGGATACCAACTCTCGATCGAAACTTGGACCAGGTTCTTTAACTGTGATTACACCTGTTACAGGGTCCATTGATAATCTAGAACGTAGCAATTacataaaattagaaatagaaaataattcttcCTATAACGAGTTTTCCTCTATTCATAATTTTGATAAAGGAGGAGTGAAATATTATtactgaaattattattattgttatattatgacgtgttaaattattatttaacttaCGCGTGTGCAATACTGCCCCCAAGATTCGTGTATCTGATTCCACGTGTACCAAGATTACCACTATCTTCATCCAAAGCCTGAACCCATGCTACTGTTGTTCCAACAGCACAATTTTCTGGTATCGATACTTCGTAAATGTTTTCAGTGAACTCTGGATAATTGTCGTTTTGATCCTTTATAAAAACTACCACTGGTACTCTGCTGAGTTTTGGTGCCACTGATACTACCTCTTTTGCAATTAACGTAAAATTCACCTCTGGAagtatttacatttaaataaatgtaaattatagAAGATACCAAAGTTgaacattatttcaaataaatgaaaatatttaaaaatcggaagtttctttgaatgaaaatttatttaaaataaaatttgatttttgaaaattatttattattttaattattttaattattcgaataagtaAATaacttatttcttattctttaaTATCTTCGGTTTAGCTAAAATTTTtgtcagaaaattatttcaaataagcCTAACTCTGTAAGatattaaatgatttatttgcATACCTGATCTTTCCTCAAAATCAAGTTTGCTAGAATTTTTGACACGTATTAAAAAAGGAGCTTCATTAATCCCCCTCGATGGTGTAACATCAAATATTCCATCGTCGCCTTCAATAAACATTCTAAAAGTACCATTTGTTccctgaaataaaaaagaacattttttataaaaatatatttatctaaACGTGGAGAACTgcaagaaagagaaacgagcgAGTTTATCAATGATCCCACGAAGTTGTATAACCTCTGCATTTCTCACCAAGTCATGATCGTAGACTTCCGGTATCGCATCTCCGATGAAATTAACAGGGGTATTGTACGGCGCATTTTCATTGATCTCggcgcgatatcgcgtgcttcGAAACTTCGGCGTTTCGTCGTTCACGTCCGTAAGAATAATCGTGACTTCGGTGGAAACCGACGGTGCAGGTACGATTTTCGACACTTCCCTCACTGTAATTTCCAGAATAAAAGTGCCGTCCGCATTTTCCTCCGCCTCTCTATCGAGTTGGGCCGTGGTGAACACCAAACCGGAAGTGGCGTCTATGTCGAACAAATACCTTGGTCCCTGAGTTATACTGTAAGTCACTTTATTGTTTATCCCCTTGTCACCGTCTACAGCACGCACTATaacatatttcaaatatttttaattataaaataaccctgatcttttattataaaataaatttgaagactgataaaaatttcagatcaaatttaaaaattatattgcgatatttatttgtaataaaatttttggattatcattttctaatatatttttctctatttaatGATACTTATACTTTTGTAAGTAGACCAACCTTGAAGAACAGACGTGCCTATCCTAACATTTTCACTGATTCGGGCAACAGGCGTCATGGTAATAAATTCTGGAGGTTGGTCTTCGACATCTTGCACTTTAACGAGGATCGCAGTTGTTCCAGTGTTTACCTGAATTAATGAACAGTCGagataaatacaaacataataatttattgatagtaacaatgaattccttcaaatattttacagaaatttGTTAGTCGTAAAGATAATTTCTATGGAACCATCAGGGCTCTATCTTGCACCTCATGTTCGAACCAACCTTTTCATTTATTGCTCGATCAATAGCCAAAATTCTCAGTTGATAGAGATACTTCTTTTCGTAATCTAGACGACCAACTAGACGGACGACACCTTTTCCATTGACAGTGGAGATACTAAACACGTCGTTATCTCCATCGAGTTCTTGCAGGTAATAAACCACTTGTCCGTGCGCTCCTAAGTCCGCATCAGTCGCTTCGACTGTCGTTAAAATGCCCGGTCCTGAATCCTCGCGGACGGTCAAGGAAGTCGGATGCGGTCGAAAAATTGGCACGTTGTCGTTAACATCTTCCACTAACAATAGCAAGCTTTGCGTGATGAAGTTTCCTTCGCCGAGTCTTCCGTCCGTCAGAGTCAGAACCAACGCGTATTCATCCCTTGTCTGAAGAAATATCAGCAAtgtaattttcagaaaaattcttatttttctaaGTTCTACACTTAGGTCTAGAATCTACAAGAgatatttttactatttttgaAAAGTAGCACTACCGGTCTCCTTTCTAAGAACGGTTAGAAAAGATAAGTTACAAGCAGACCACTTTGTTGCTTATAGAACATATAGAACAGCATCATCATCTGCTCTATTATACGGATATCTCAGTTTCTATTACGAAGCATCGAACCAATAATCACGAGACATATCGTGCTGTTTAGTAGGAAATTCGTTCGCACGCAAATTGAAGAGAAACGATGATTATAAAATAGCAAGTTCCACGAAGAGATCCATTTCAGATCACAAATTATTCGTTTCTTTTGCTCGTAGTCGAGTTTCTCTTTAATGCCTTCGATGTTACAATGATCGGATATATTATAAGTGAAAGATATTCAAAAAGTAAAGATCACTCGTGCGAGATGCATTGAGAAACGATCTCTTCTTGCTACCATAATAATATAGAGAAAGACAAACATTTTCTAGGCTATTTTCTATAGCAAAGTGAACAGAGTGTTTAAGGTGTGCTATTTAATATATCAactgttcatttattttcaataatttttaataatagaaactttcttctatttttccttAATTGTTTAAAgggattgaaaaatttcaaaatatttgggGCAATTTCGTGCGCTCGGCATCGTGGCCGAGTGGATGGAA
This window encodes:
- the LOC117601652 gene encoding cadherin-23; the encoded protein is MTSTKPITTFSWLLRSYKRRRFKPEWLVFVFACLLANCDARNNPPRFLIDGQTEIILRLKEGPDTPVGSLIYKLRGADPDGDSLTFGVRDQPDSDVIRVENFSPNQANIYLNKLLDRETRDEYALVLTLTDGRLGEGNFITQSLLLLVEDVNDNVPIFRPHPTSLTVREDSGPGILTTVEATDADLGAHGQVVYYLQELDGDNDVFSISTVNGKGVVRLVGRLDYEKKYLYQLRILAIDRAINEKVNTGTTAILVKVQDVEDQPPEFITMTPVARISENVRIGTSVLQVRAVDGDKGINNKVTYSITQGPRYLFDIDATSGLVFTTAQLDREAEENADGTFILEITVREVSKIVPAPSVSTEVTIILTDVNDETPKFRSTRYRAEINENAPYNTPVNFIGDAIPEVYDHDLGTNGTFRMFIEGDDGIFDVTPSRGINEAPFLIRVKNSSKLDFEERSEVNFTLIAKEVVSVAPKLSRVPVVVFIKDQNDNYPEFTENIYEVSIPENCAVGTTVAWVQALDEDSGNLGTRGIRYTNLGGSIAHALSMDPVTGVITVKEPGPSFDRELVSRHYLTVEARDDLGKGNRNTVQLIVNINDVNDNAPIFLQKKYEAVLLENEDHFESPLIVEAFDIDLNGTKNSEVVYALILGELSRNFSIDSKRGIISPMTPLDYEALPISQGHKETSVRQLKLTVRARDMGTPSLSSDAPLIIYLKDVNDNPPAFERTLYKRSIPEDLPGGTSVVQVRAWDKDLSSPNNKIVYRIQSGAGDKFVISPETGVIRVAPGSNLDPDLTSPKTIRYNLNVLAIDSGTEIQRTAEVLVNITIVDVNNKPPVFIDPGTVTIRENTQVGAYVHRVVANDPDIAPVLRYRIDPNSSEARNEEGTLIKIQEYDYLSALELNALDGLLRVVKLIDRERVETIRLGLVVEDLAAIKEVQTAFATLNIIIEDENDNNPRFRRPFYRRSVTENSKNGVNIVNIVADDADKNRSITYLLESPKELADLVHLDSETGEMVVANKIDREQYSWLNLTVRATDSGIPPRSSLSEVYVQILDENDNNPYFITDISNLMVMENAKIGTEVATIQANDPDSGDYGKITYLLDRMSSQGTFAIHPETGALTVADSIDWETKQNYVLVIEAWDNYQFGYTAGESRNAFKQIQVTVIDVNDNPPKMDIPSTCITISEFHDIKDLIYAIKVKDADDPTTPNGRVRIRILSGNELGLFILEQTDYWNANIKAAHSLRGKFGNYSLYLEARDLGSPSNKDTSVLNICVTDYNDNPPVFISPQHNTTIRVPENVTVGTAIIQIEAEDADTGPNGDVHYRLKQDLAGHWRTFHIDDKTGIISLKLPLDRETQKLYEIRVEAYDLGTPTPLSSDLDLIIYVRNINDYEPQFLIDIFNINFTEEQPPGSEKILLPETIDRDEVDELDDPPTQVCYFIISGNEDGLFTLDIFKHELSASKTLDREQQEQHLLIIKATEDCNTIPANETFFDETNDTTLKVIIDVTDINDNPPKFVSKIFTGGVTTEADFGTQFMQVKAIDLDAGDNAVINYYQVGKMHMTLTEGLDDIELQPFLVNELTGVISLNFDPQRGMKGYFDFMVIANDTDGLQDTARVFIYLLREDQRVRFVLRQHPPEVRNRIETFRQTLGNVTGAIVNIDEYKIHENHDGSVDRTKTDLYMHLVNRRDNSILEVSEVLELVDRNIEKLDSLFKEFNVLDTQPAQYQPIVQYEQAGTTFWLLTLTLFLGALLILCIALCLSQRASFRRQLKAANASPFGTSDAEFIRGPGRVPNTNKHSVEGSNPIWMHAYENEWFKSDESISHTSERDSLDENALNNEEMMNEANTDQRNEDKPYYIEPRTTSISSMESITNIPNEFHRSSSIYRTQNTIVNPLGKKIETTEL